One genomic region from Lysobacterales bacterium encodes:
- the acnB gene encoding bifunctional aconitate hydratase 2/2-methylisocitrate dehydratase encodes MLQAYRQHVAERAALGIPPLPLSAQQTAEVIELLKAPPAGEEAFLLELLSHRVPAGVDDAAKVKASYLAAIAHGTESNPLISRARATELLGTMLGGYNVHPLIELLDDAAVAAVAADALKNTLLIFDAFHDIEEKARAGNAHAQAVLNSWANAEWFTSRPEVPQSLTLTVFKVPGETNTDDLSPAPDATTRPDIPMHALAMLKNKREGAAFVPEEDGKRGPIQAILDLKAKGHLVAYVGDVVGTGSSRKSATNSVLWFTGEDIPYIPNKRFGGVCLGSKIAPIFYNTMEDAGALPIELDVSKMEHGDVIELQPYAGKALKNGEVIAEFEVKSDVLFDEVRAGGRIPLIIGRGLTAKARESLGLPASTLFRLPQAPADSGKGYTLAQKMVGRACGLPEGKGIRPGTYCEPKMTTVGSQDTTGPMTRDELKDLACLGFSADLVMQSFCHTAAYPKPVDVKTHHTLPEFISTRGGVSLRPGDGIIHSWLNRMLLPDTVGTGGDSHTRFPIGISFPAGSGLVAFAAATGVMPLDMPESVLVRFKGRMQPGVTLRDLVHAIPLYAIKAGLLTVEKKGKKNIFSGRILEIEGLPELKIEQAFELADASAERSAAGCTVRLDQAPIIEYLNSNITLLKWMIAEGYQDARSLARRIKKMEEWLANPQLLQPDADAEYAAVIEIDLAEIVEPIVCCPNDPDDAKTLSDVAGAQIDEVFIGSCMTNIGHFRAAAKLLEGKRDIPTRLWVAPPTKMDAAELTKEGHYGTFGTAGARMEMPGCSLCMGNQAQIREGATAMSTSTRNFPNRLGRNTNVYLGSAELAAICSRLGRIPTREEYMADIGVINANGDQIYRYMNFDQIEDYAEVAKAVNA; translated from the coding sequence ATGCTCCAAGCCTATCGCCAACACGTTGCCGAGCGCGCCGCGCTGGGCATCCCGCCGCTGCCGCTGTCCGCCCAGCAGACCGCCGAGGTCATCGAGCTGCTGAAGGCGCCGCCGGCCGGTGAAGAGGCCTTCCTGCTGGAGCTGCTGAGCCACCGCGTACCGGCGGGTGTCGACGATGCGGCCAAGGTCAAGGCCAGCTATCTGGCGGCGATCGCCCACGGCACCGAGAGCAACCCCTTGATCAGCCGCGCCCGCGCCACCGAGCTGCTGGGCACCATGCTCGGTGGCTACAACGTGCACCCGCTGATCGAGCTGCTGGATGACGCCGCGGTCGCCGCGGTCGCCGCCGATGCCCTGAAGAACACCCTGCTGATCTTCGACGCCTTCCACGACATCGAAGAGAAGGCACGGGCCGGCAATGCCCATGCCCAGGCCGTACTGAACAGCTGGGCCAATGCCGAGTGGTTCACCTCGCGCCCTGAAGTGCCGCAGAGCCTGACGCTCACCGTGTTCAAGGTGCCGGGCGAAACCAATACCGACGATCTGTCGCCCGCGCCTGATGCGACCACGCGCCCGGACATCCCGATGCATGCGCTGGCGATGTTGAAGAACAAGCGCGAAGGCGCGGCCTTCGTGCCGGAAGAGGACGGCAAGCGCGGCCCGATCCAGGCCATTCTTGACCTCAAGGCCAAGGGCCATCTGGTCGCTTACGTCGGCGACGTGGTGGGCACCGGCTCATCGCGCAAGTCGGCCACCAACTCGGTGCTGTGGTTCACCGGCGAGGACATCCCCTACATCCCCAACAAGCGCTTCGGCGGCGTCTGCCTGGGCAGCAAGATCGCGCCGATCTTCTACAACACCATGGAAGACGCGGGCGCGCTGCCGATCGAGCTGGACGTCTCGAAGATGGAGCACGGCGACGTCATCGAACTGCAGCCTTATGCGGGCAAGGCACTGAAGAATGGCGAAGTGATCGCCGAGTTCGAAGTGAAGTCCGATGTCCTGTTCGACGAAGTGCGCGCCGGTGGCCGCATTCCGCTGATCATCGGCCGCGGCCTCACCGCCAAGGCGCGCGAGTCGCTGGGCCTGCCGGCCTCGACCCTGTTCCGTCTGCCGCAGGCGCCGGCCGACAGCGGCAAGGGCTACACCCTGGCCCAGAAGATGGTGGGCCGCGCCTGTGGCCTGCCCGAAGGCAAGGGCATCCGCCCCGGCACCTACTGCGAGCCGAAGATGACCACGGTGGGTTCGCAGGACACCACCGGCCCGATGACCCGCGACGAGCTGAAGGACCTCGCCTGCCTCGGCTTCTCGGCGGATCTGGTGATGCAGAGCTTCTGCCACACCGCGGCCTATCCCAAGCCCGTTGACGTCAAGACGCACCACACCCTGCCGGAGTTCATCTCCACCCGCGGCGGCGTGTCCCTGCGTCCCGGCGACGGCATCATCCACTCGTGGCTCAACCGCATGCTGCTGCCGGACACCGTCGGCACCGGCGGCGACAGCCATACCCGCTTCCCGATCGGCATCAGCTTCCCGGCCGGCTCGGGTCTGGTGGCGTTTGCCGCCGCCACCGGCGTGATGCCGCTGGACATGCCGGAATCCGTGCTGGTCCGCTTCAAGGGCCGCATGCAGCCGGGCGTCACCTTGCGCGATCTGGTGCATGCGATCCCGCTGTACGCCATCAAGGCCGGACTGCTGACGGTCGAGAAGAAGGGCAAGAAGAACATCTTCTCCGGCCGCATCCTCGAGATCGAAGGCCTGCCTGAACTGAAGATCGAGCAGGCGTTTGAACTGGCCGACGCCTCGGCCGAGCGCTCGGCCGCCGGCTGCACCGTGCGCCTAGACCAGGCGCCGATCATCGAGTACCTGAACTCGAACATCACCCTGCTGAAGTGGATGATCGCCGAGGGCTATCAGGACGCCCGCTCGCTGGCGCGCCGCATCAAGAAGATGGAGGAGTGGCTGGCCAACCCGCAGCTGCTGCAGCCGGATGCCGATGCCGAATACGCTGCCGTGATCGAGATCGATCTGGCCGAGATCGTTGAGCCGATCGTCTGCTGCCCGAACGATCCGGACGACGCCAAGACCCTGTCCGATGTTGCCGGCGCGCAGATCGACGAGGTCTTTATCGGCTCGTGCATGACCAACATCGGCCACTTCCGCGCCGCGGCCAAGCTGCTGGAGGGCAAGCGCGATATCCCGACCCGCCTGTGGGTGGCCCCGCCGACCAAGATGGACGCGGCCGAGCTGACCAAGGAAGGCCACTACGGCACCTTCGGCACGGCGGGCGCACGCATGGAGATGCCGGGCTGCTCGCTGTGCATGGGCAACCAGGCGCAGATTCGCGAGGGCGCCACGGCCATGTCGACCTCGACGCGCAATTTCCCCAATCGCCTGGGCCGCAACACCAACGTCTACCTGGGCTCGGCGGAGCTGGCTGCGATCTGTTCGCGCTTGGGTCGCATCCCGACCCGCGAGGAGTACATGGCGGACATCGGCGTGATCAACGCCAACGGCGATCAGATCTACCGCTACATGAACTTCGACCAGATCGAGGACTACGCCGAGGTGGCGAAGGCGGTCAACGCCTGA
- a CDS encoding YdbL family protein, translated as MFKPWKLFAAAALLSLSACVTINVYFPAAEAQQAAREFVETVIGEQPQPQPEAKPEAGQGGGMAALGTAVLDFVFPVAHAQTADIKIRTPAIQAIQTRMTERFQSALAPHFDSGALGLARDGTISLRDASQIGLRDRAAVNQAVADDNRDRSAVYREIAVANGHPEWEAQIRDTFARQWIASARGGWWYQDASGEWKQK; from the coding sequence ATGTTCAAGCCTTGGAAACTGTTCGCTGCCGCGGCGCTGCTGTCCTTGAGCGCGTGCGTCACCATCAACGTCTACTTCCCGGCGGCCGAGGCGCAGCAGGCGGCGCGCGAGTTTGTCGAGACCGTCATCGGCGAGCAGCCGCAGCCGCAGCCCGAGGCCAAGCCCGAGGCGGGGCAGGGCGGCGGTATGGCTGCCTTGGGCACGGCGGTGCTCGACTTCGTGTTCCCGGTGGCGCATGCCCAGACCGCCGACATCAAGATCCGCACGCCGGCCATCCAGGCCATCCAGACCCGCATGACGGAGCGTTTCCAGTCAGCCTTGGCCCCGCACTTCGACTCCGGTGCGCTGGGCTTGGCGCGTGACGGCACGATCAGCCTGCGCGACGCCAGCCAGATCGGCCTGCGCGACCGCGCGGCGGTGAATCAGGCGGTCGCCGACGACAACCGCGACCGCAGCGCGGTCTATCGCGAAATCGCTGTCGCCAATGGCCACCCGGAGTGGGAAGCGCAGATCCGGGACACCTTTGCGCGGCAGTGGATCGCGAGTGCCCGCGGCGGCTGGTGGTACCAGGACGCCTCGGGCGAGTGGAAGCAGAAGTAG
- a CDS encoding GNAT family N-acetyltransferase — protein sequence MHIRHSEARDIEAIRALYAQPSVYANTLQLPFPSAELWQQRLGRLHTHFHSLVAEVDGRVLGQIGVERFENPRRAHVANIGLGVDEGARGRGVGHALMSGAIELCFGWLGVRRIELEVYTDNAAAQTLFARHGFVREGTSRGYALRGGRYVDVHLMALYAGARDSA from the coding sequence ATGCACATCCGACACAGCGAAGCCCGCGATATCGAAGCCATCCGCGCCCTCTACGCGCAGCCTTCGGTCTATGCCAACACCCTGCAGCTGCCGTTTCCCAGCGCCGAGCTCTGGCAGCAGCGCTTGGGTCGACTGCACACCCATTTCCACAGCCTGGTCGCCGAGGTGGATGGCCGTGTGCTTGGGCAGATTGGGGTCGAGCGCTTCGAGAATCCGCGGCGCGCGCATGTCGCCAATATCGGCCTGGGGGTGGATGAAGGGGCTCGCGGTCGCGGCGTTGGCCACGCGCTGATGAGCGGCGCCATCGAGTTGTGCTTTGGCTGGCTGGGCGTGCGCCGCATCGAGCTGGAGGTCTACACCGACAACGCCGCTGCACAGACGCTGTTCGCGCGCCACGGCTTTGTGCGCGAGGGCACGAGCCGGGGCTATGCGCTGCGCGGCGGCCGCTATGTCGACGTGCACCTGATGGCCCTGTACGCCGGCGCTCGCGACAGCGCTTGA
- a CDS encoding DUF2306 domain-containing protein, which yields MPYTPTAGSRALSLAAGLWFLVAAAGQTAFAAFVLAFVLPRLVAGDLPGLNDKPHITGYQPGDTLGNTQLLGHLLLGALMTLSGLIQLLPALRQRWPALHRWNGRIFMLSAFITTLSGFYLTWIRGSQLNLGSALSTSANGVLILIALALAWRAARSRDLTAHRRHALRAFLLVNGVWFLRVGMVLTGMALAAVGGRLDVNGPVFLAVSVLSWLLPLALLELYFAAQASPRAGFRYLVAGALGLSALATAAGGLAAWLFMWAPRL from the coding sequence ATGCCCTACACCCCCACCGCGGGCTCACGCGCTCTGTCTCTCGCCGCCGGGCTCTGGTTCCTCGTGGCCGCCGCGGGCCAGACGGCCTTTGCCGCCTTTGTCTTGGCGTTCGTTCTGCCGCGCCTCGTCGCAGGCGACCTGCCGGGCCTCAACGACAAACCGCATATCACCGGCTACCAGCCCGGCGACACGCTCGGCAACACTCAACTGCTGGGGCATCTGCTGCTGGGTGCGCTGATGACCCTGTCCGGTCTGATCCAGCTGCTGCCGGCCCTGCGCCAGCGCTGGCCCGCGCTGCACCGCTGGAACGGACGGATATTCATGCTCAGCGCGTTCATCACCACGCTGAGCGGCTTCTACCTGACCTGGATACGTGGCTCCCAGCTCAACCTGGGCAGTGCACTCTCGACCAGCGCGAACGGCGTGCTGATCCTGATCGCCCTCGCGCTGGCCTGGCGCGCCGCCCGCAGCCGGGACCTGACCGCGCACCGCCGCCACGCGCTGCGCGCCTTTCTGCTCGTCAACGGCGTGTGGTTCCTGCGGGTCGGCATGGTGCTGACCGGCATGGCGCTGGCTGCCGTCGGCGGCAGGCTCGATGTCAACGGCCCGGTCTTCCTCGCGGTCAGCGTGCTGAGCTGGCTGTTGCCGCTGGCCCTGCTTGAGCTGTACTTCGCGGCACAGGCATCGCCGCGCGCCGGCTTTCGCTATCTCGTCGCAGGTGCTTTGGGCCTGTCGGCCCTAGCGACCGCAGCGGGCGGCCTCGCCGCCTGGCTGTTCATGTGGGCGCCCCGGCTGTAG
- a CDS encoding glycosyltransferase family 39 protein produces MSAGSSPDGSPQGAGARAVSRLAMLLAALLAAAFAVLASLHLGWLGPYFDEWIFVPVSLRFLGACDLDAAVGIAHGCLPLMQAPPYVGVIKAALMAPVFALFGVDAWTVRLPPILLTALVLWGTWRFLAPRLGALAFLALALMAIDPVLIEHVRFDWGPFVISNACKLLGLYALWRWLEQGRTRDLLLAMALCLVGLVDKLSFVWIIIAYGAALAIALPDWLLARLKSLRPGAWVVLGIAALLMLWIAIDLILPATRMKLPGFEQPLSLAERIARVVELYNLTFAGLALRRWVFGVDLIAPAWPALALCAVWSVSALSLLLHRANYRSDRGPLRLLGFCVVTVPVLFGLLVATREVGGSHHLVVLWPYPLLMLVALLRVWSVPLQRLTRGAPVALSLLVCTAVAFNSGSTYAQSLAYWRGEHGVRPYFDPGLHRVADALKRIDADRVVSTGWGLHQGLISLAPEERRPRYRDWTWTLQDPPSADQARTDWLWRTFIEGGSVAWLAWAPGLGLQDAQGHQRYLAAWPHCVRARETFPSAAGGDALIELYVLDFKAGCENSAARPMAGVKAGGITGP; encoded by the coding sequence ATGTCCGCAGGATCTTCACCCGACGGCTCACCGCAGGGCGCCGGGGCGCGCGCGGTATCGCGTCTGGCCATGCTGCTGGCGGCCCTGCTCGCTGCGGCCTTTGCGGTGCTGGCCAGCCTGCACCTCGGCTGGCTCGGGCCCTACTTCGACGAGTGGATCTTCGTGCCGGTCAGCCTGCGCTTTCTCGGCGCCTGCGATCTCGACGCCGCGGTCGGCATCGCCCATGGCTGCCTGCCGCTGATGCAGGCGCCACCCTACGTCGGCGTGATCAAGGCGGCGCTGATGGCGCCCGTCTTCGCGCTGTTTGGCGTGGATGCCTGGACCGTGCGCCTGCCACCGATCCTGTTGACGGCGCTGGTGCTCTGGGGCACCTGGCGGTTTCTGGCGCCACGGCTCGGCGCCCTCGCATTTCTCGCTCTGGCGCTGATGGCGATCGATCCGGTGCTGATCGAGCACGTGCGCTTCGATTGGGGGCCTTTCGTGATCTCCAACGCCTGCAAGCTGCTCGGCCTCTACGCCCTGTGGCGCTGGCTGGAGCAGGGCCGCACCCGCGACCTCCTCCTGGCCATGGCGCTCTGTCTGGTCGGCCTGGTCGACAAGCTGAGCTTCGTGTGGATCATCATCGCCTACGGTGCGGCGCTGGCCATCGCCCTGCCGGACTGGCTTCTCGCGCGTCTCAAGAGCCTGCGCCCCGGCGCATGGGTCGTGCTCGGCATTGCCGCGCTGCTCATGCTGTGGATCGCGATCGATCTGATTCTTCCGGCAACGCGCATGAAGCTGCCGGGCTTCGAACAGCCCTTGAGCTTGGCCGAGCGCATCGCCCGGGTGGTGGAGCTCTACAACCTCACCTTCGCTGGCCTGGCGCTGCGGCGCTGGGTGTTCGGGGTCGACCTGATCGCGCCTGCCTGGCCCGCGCTGGCGCTGTGTGCTGTGTGGAGCGTGTCGGCACTGAGCCTGCTGCTGCACAGGGCGAACTACCGGAGCGACCGCGGCCCCTTGCGTCTGCTGGGCTTCTGCGTGGTCACCGTGCCTGTGCTGTTCGGCCTGCTGGTGGCAACCCGCGAAGTCGGCGGATCGCATCACCTCGTGGTGCTTTGGCCCTATCCGCTGCTGATGCTGGTCGCGCTGCTGCGGGTCTGGAGCGTCCCACTGCAGCGTCTGACCCGTGGGGCGCCTGTCGCCCTGTCGCTGCTGGTCTGCACTGCGGTGGCGTTCAATTCAGGGTCCACCTACGCGCAGAGCCTGGCCTACTGGCGCGGCGAGCACGGGGTGCGCCCGTATTTCGATCCCGGCCTGCATCGCGTCGCCGACGCCCTGAAGCGCATCGATGCCGACCGCGTCGTCTCCACCGGTTGGGGGCTGCATCAGGGCTTGATCAGCCTTGCCCCTGAGGAGCGGCGACCGCGCTACCGCGACTGGACCTGGACCCTGCAGGACCCACCTTCCGCGGATCAGGCGCGCACCGACTGGCTGTGGCGAACCTTCATCGAAGGCGGCAGCGTGGCTTGGCTGGCATGGGCGCCCGGACTCGGTCTGCAGGACGCGCAGGGCCACCAGCGCTATCTGGCGGCATGGCCGCACTGCGTGCGTGCCCGGGAGACCTTTCCGTCGGCGGCCGGCGGCGACGCCCTCATCGAGCTGTATGTGCTTGATTTCAAAGCCGGCTGTGAGAACAGCGCAGCGCGCCCGATGGCCGGGGTTAAGGCCGGGGGCATCACCGGGCCGTGA
- the gyrA gene encoding DNA gyrase subunit A: MAELAKEIIPVNIEDEMRKSYLDYAMSVIVGRALPDARDGLKPVHRRVLYAMNELGAHSNKPYYKSARIVGDVIGKFHPHGDQSVYDTLVRMAQPFSLRYLLVDGQGNFGSVDGDNAAAMRYTEARMSKLAHELMADIDKDTVDFQPNYDEKELEPTVMPTRVPNLLVNGSSGIAVGMATNIPPHNLSEIIDATIALIDDPEIGIDGLMQHVPGPDFPTAGIINGSAGIHEAYRTGRGRIYVRAKAEIEVDEKTNREAIIVTELPYMVNKARLIEKIAELVKEKKLEGISELRDESDKDGMRVFIEVKRDAAADVVLNNLYQQTPMESVFGINMVCLLDGRPRLLNLKEMLEAFVRHRREVVTRRTIFELRKARERAHILEGLTVALANIDEMIELIKTSANPQEARERMLARRWEPGLVRALLSAAGADASRPEDLLPGLGLSEDGYQLSEAQAKEILEMRLHRLTGLEQEKLTDEYKKLLDVIAELIRILEDPERLLEVIRDELRDLKTNFGDARRTVIQPNMEDLNILDLIAPEDVVVTLSHAGYVKRQPLTTYRAQKRGGRGRSATAMKEEDFVERLWVVNTHDILLSFTSSGRVFWPKVYQLPEAGPNARGRPMVNFVALEPGERIQAVLPVRDFPEGQFVLFATARGTVKKTPLKEFEYQLQRGKIAINLEDGDSLVGVALTDGESDVMLFASNGKVSRFDEGTVRPMGRTATGVIGMRLAEGESVVSLICVQGEHDVLTATGNGFGKRTPLEDFPKKGRGTQGVIAIQTTERNGQLVSAIQVEESQQVMLISDQGTLVRTRVGEIARVGRNTQGVTLIRLGKGEQLVSVEAVPAEEEDETDLGAAASDLPQPSEGGVDTGGDGTVSTPDP; the protein is encoded by the coding sequence ATGGCAGAGCTGGCGAAGGAAATCATTCCCGTCAACATCGAAGACGAGATGCGCAAGAGCTACCTCGATTACGCCATGAGCGTGATCGTGGGCCGCGCACTCCCCGACGCGCGGGATGGCCTGAAGCCGGTGCATCGGCGCGTGCTGTACGCCATGAACGAGCTGGGCGCGCACAGCAACAAGCCGTACTACAAGTCGGCGCGTATCGTCGGTGACGTCATCGGTAAGTTCCACCCGCACGGCGATCAGTCGGTCTACGACACCCTTGTGCGCATGGCCCAGCCGTTCTCGCTGCGCTACCTGCTGGTCGATGGTCAAGGCAACTTCGGTTCGGTCGATGGCGACAACGCCGCGGCGATGCGTTACACCGAAGCGCGCATGTCCAAGCTCGCCCACGAGCTGATGGCCGACATCGACAAGGACACCGTCGACTTCCAGCCCAACTACGACGAGAAGGAACTCGAACCCACGGTCATGCCGACGCGGGTGCCGAACCTGCTGGTCAACGGCAGCTCGGGCATCGCGGTGGGCATGGCCACCAACATCCCGCCGCACAACCTGTCCGAGATCATCGACGCGACCATCGCGCTCATCGATGACCCCGAGATCGGCATCGACGGGCTGATGCAGCACGTGCCGGGTCCGGATTTCCCCACTGCCGGCATCATCAACGGCTCGGCGGGCATCCACGAGGCCTACCGCACCGGCCGCGGCCGCATCTACGTGCGCGCCAAGGCCGAGATCGAGGTCGACGAGAAGACCAATCGCGAAGCCATCATCGTCACCGAGCTGCCCTACATGGTGAACAAGGCGCGGCTGATCGAGAAGATCGCCGAGCTGGTCAAGGAAAAGAAGCTCGAGGGTATCAGCGAACTGCGCGACGAGTCCGACAAGGACGGAATGCGCGTCTTCATCGAAGTCAAGCGCGATGCCGCTGCCGATGTCGTGCTGAACAACCTCTACCAGCAGACGCCGATGGAGTCGGTGTTCGGCATCAACATGGTCTGCCTGCTGGACGGCCGCCCGCGTCTCCTGAATCTGAAGGAGATGCTGGAAGCCTTCGTGCGCCACCGCCGCGAAGTGGTCACCCGTCGCACCATTTTCGAACTGCGCAAGGCCCGCGAACGCGCCCACATCTTGGAAGGCCTGACCGTCGCGCTGGCCAACATCGACGAGATGATCGAGCTGATCAAGACGTCCGCGAACCCGCAGGAAGCGCGCGAGCGCATGCTGGCGCGGCGCTGGGAGCCGGGTCTCGTGCGTGCGCTGCTCTCGGCCGCAGGTGCCGACGCTTCGCGTCCGGAGGATCTGCTGCCGGGCCTGGGCCTGAGCGAAGACGGCTACCAGCTGTCCGAGGCGCAGGCCAAGGAAATCCTGGAAATGCGCCTGCACCGCCTGACCGGGCTGGAGCAGGAGAAGCTCACCGATGAATACAAGAAGCTCCTCGACGTCATCGCCGAGCTGATCCGCATTCTGGAGGACCCCGAGCGTCTGCTCGAAGTCATTCGCGACGAACTGCGTGACCTCAAGACGAACTTCGGCGATGCCCGCCGCACGGTCATCCAGCCGAACATGGAAGACCTCAACATCCTCGATCTGATCGCGCCCGAGGATGTTGTCGTCACCCTGAGCCACGCCGGCTACGTCAAGCGCCAGCCGCTGACCACCTATCGCGCGCAGAAGCGCGGCGGCCGCGGCCGTTCAGCCACGGCGATGAAGGAAGAGGATTTCGTCGAGCGCCTGTGGGTGGTCAACACCCATGACATCCTGCTGAGCTTCACCAGCTCCGGGCGGGTGTTCTGGCCCAAGGTCTATCAGCTGCCCGAAGCCGGCCCCAACGCGCGCGGCCGCCCCATGGTGAACTTCGTGGCCTTGGAGCCGGGCGAGCGCATCCAGGCCGTGCTGCCGGTGCGCGACTTCCCCGAAGGCCAGTTCGTGCTGTTCGCCACCGCGCGCGGCACGGTCAAGAAGACCCCGCTGAAGGAGTTCGAGTACCAGCTGCAGCGCGGCAAGATCGCCATCAACCTGGAAGACGGCGACTCCCTGGTTGGCGTGGCGCTCACCGACGGCGAATCCGACGTCATGCTGTTCGCCTCGAACGGCAAGGTCAGCCGCTTCGACGAAGGCACCGTGCGCCCGATGGGTCGCACCGCCACCGGCGTGATCGGTATGCGTCTGGCCGAAGGCGAGTCGGTGGTCTCACTGATCTGCGTGCAGGGCGAGCACGACGTGCTCACCGCCACCGGCAACGGTTTCGGCAAGCGCACCCCGCTTGAGGATTTCCCCAAGAAGGGCCGCGGCACCCAGGGCGTCATCGCCATCCAGACCACCGAGCGCAACGGCCAGCTGGTCAGCGCCATCCAGGTCGAGGAGAGTCAGCAGGTCATGCTGATCTCCGACCAGGGCACCCTGGTGCGCACCCGCGTCGGCGAGATCGCCCGCGTCGGTCGCAACACCCAGGGCGTGACCCTGATCCGTCTGGGCAAGGGTGAGCAGCTGGTCAGCGTGGAAGCGGTACCGGCGGAAGAGGAGGACGAGACCGACCTCGGTGCCGCCGCAAGCGATCTGCCGCAGCCCTCCGAGGGCGGGGTGGATACGGGTGGAGACGGGACGGTTTCGACGCCTGATCCATAG
- a CDS encoding HDOD domain-containing protein codes for MFNFLKRLFGGATADKPADRAFAALNQQAPIKREQGKPHTDGAASESFICRETILGRDQRVAGYHFLLHQATRARLVSRSRRIHHVYAEVLVRNLIKIDVGRLLGHRLAFFEVPDSFLRHEALIELPPENAVLTLVALPDPDGPSPAEVIEQVRELRRRGYRFAVNAMSQEAPGAYLLAEADFVIVRADQADPKRLRDFSEALARADHKRQWLARELPSHDEFTLCFNLGASLFQGPFVTRREDWSSNALGPNAARIADLLSRLRRDVDTREIAEVLKQDPALSLRLMRYINSASMALREEVTSIERALLQLGREKLYRWLSLLLYGADSRNPAASALLEAALVRARMLEQLGADRPTEARDALFLVGLLSLVDAVLQVPMPLALAQLAPSPEIEAAVARGEGEMAELLALAVACEGSDADAIQRAALRCGVDAATASAAHVEALGWALQVTQE; via the coding sequence ATGTTCAATTTCTTGAAGCGTCTCTTTGGCGGCGCAACCGCCGACAAGCCGGCGGATCGGGCCTTCGCCGCGCTCAATCAACAGGCACCGATCAAGCGGGAACAGGGCAAGCCGCACACGGACGGCGCCGCCAGCGAGAGCTTCATCTGCCGCGAGACCATCCTTGGCCGCGACCAGCGGGTCGCCGGCTATCACTTCCTGCTCCATCAAGCCACGCGCGCTCGCCTTGTCAGCCGTAGCCGTCGCATCCACCACGTGTACGCCGAAGTGCTGGTGCGCAATCTGATCAAGATCGACGTCGGCCGCCTGCTCGGCCACCGACTCGCATTCTTCGAGGTGCCGGATTCCTTCCTTCGGCACGAGGCCCTGATCGAGCTGCCGCCCGAAAACGCCGTGTTGACCCTGGTGGCCTTGCCCGATCCGGATGGCCCCTCGCCCGCCGAAGTGATCGAGCAGGTGCGCGAGCTGCGCCGGCGCGGATACCGGTTCGCGGTCAACGCGATGTCGCAGGAAGCCCCGGGGGCCTATCTGCTCGCGGAAGCCGACTTCGTGATCGTCCGCGCCGACCAGGCCGACCCCAAGCGCCTGCGCGACTTCTCCGAAGCGCTGGCGCGCGCCGACCACAAGCGGCAGTGGCTGGCCAGAGAGCTGCCCAGCCACGATGAGTTCACGCTCTGCTTCAACCTGGGCGCGAGCCTGTTCCAAGGTCCCTTCGTCACCCGGCGCGAGGACTGGAGCAGCAATGCACTCGGCCCCAATGCGGCGCGCATCGCCGATCTGCTGTCGCGCTTGCGCCGCGATGTCGACACCCGCGAGATCGCCGAGGTGCTGAAGCAGGATCCGGCGCTTTCGCTGCGCCTGATGCGCTACATCAACTCGGCTTCGATGGCGCTGCGCGAAGAGGTCACCAGCATCGAGCGCGCCTTACTGCAGCTGGGCCGCGAAAAGCTCTATCGCTGGCTCAGCCTGCTGCTGTACGGCGCCGACAGCCGGAACCCCGCTGCGTCCGCCCTGCTGGAAGCCGCCCTCGTGCGCGCGCGCATGCTCGAACAGCTGGGTGCGGATCGACCCACTGAAGCGCGCGACGCCCTCTTTCTGGTCGGCCTGCTGTCACTGGTCGACGCAGTGCTGCAGGTGCCGATGCCGCTGGCGCTTGCCCAGCTCGCCCCCTCGCCCGAGATCGAAGCCGCGGTCGCCCGCGGCGAAGGCGAAATGGCCGAGCTGCTCGCCCTGGCGGTGGCCTGCGAGGGCAGCGATGCGGATGCGATCCAGCGCGCAGCACTACGCTGCGGCGTCGATGCGGCGACCGCCAGCGCTGCACATGTCGAGGCCCTAGGCTGGGCGCTGCAGGTGACCCAGGAGTAG